The Dioscorea cayenensis subsp. rotundata cultivar TDr96_F1 chromosome 7, TDr96_F1_v2_PseudoChromosome.rev07_lg8_w22 25.fasta, whole genome shotgun sequence genome includes a region encoding these proteins:
- the LOC120264438 gene encoding probable chromo domain-containing protein LHP1: MENLVSLSLARSAAEEEEEEEEEGEGDAKEEGKKKEDMVVVHEEKEDRDSEKVEEEEGGSIFNSLIANLPVSISDGTSAPEADEASLLINSVVHG, translated from the exons ATGGAGAATTTAGTATCTCTATCACTAGCAAGGAGTGCTgcagaagaggaagaagaagaagaagaagaaggagaaggtgatgcaaaggaagaaggaaagaagaaggaagacatGGTTGTTGTTCATGAGGAAAAAGAAGATAGAGATAGTGAGaaggttgaagaagaagaaggtggtagCATTTTCAATAGTCTCATTGCTAACTTGCCTGTCTCTAtctcag aTGGTACTAGTGCTCCAGAGGCAGATGAGGCTTCACTTTTGATTAATTCTGTTGTTCATGGCTAG
- the LOC120265714 gene encoding ferritin-3, chloroplastic-like — MTLFLCSSNAFPFLSLHSDSERSFTSRTLRNVSLFSMAPHQPFSGLVFEPFEELKHELFLIPSMPDQSIARQRFSDDCEAALNQQINVEYNVSYAYHAMFAYFDRDNVALRGFAKFFKESSEAEREHAEKLIEYQNKRGGRVNLNSILMPLSEFNHYEKGDALNAMELALSLEKLTNEKLLNLHDIAVKCNDVHMKNYIENEFLGEQVEAIKKISEYIAQLRLVGNGHGVWHFDQMLLNG, encoded by the exons ATGACACTGTTTCTCTGCTCCTCAAATGCCTTCCCTTTCCTCTCTCTTCACTCTGACTCTGAGAGAAGCTTTACTAGCAGAACATTGAGGAATGTCTCTCTTTTTTCCATGGCTCCCCACCAACCTTTCTCTGGTTTGGTTTTTGAGCCATTTGAGGAGCTAAAGCATGAGCTTTTCCTCATTCCATCTATGCCTGACCAATCCATTGCTCGCCAGCGTTTTTCTGATGATTGTGAAGCTGCTCTCAATCAACAGATTAA TGTTGAGTATAATGTTTCTTATGCTTATCATGCAATGTTTGCCTACTTTGATCGAGATAATGTGGCTTTGAGGGGGTTTGCAAA GTTTTTCAAAGAATCTAGTGAAGCAGAGCGTGAACATGCTGAAAAACTTATTGAGTATCAG AATAAGCGTGGCGGTAGAGTCAATCTGAATTCTATACTGATGCCTCTGAGTGAATTCAATCACTACGAAAAAGGCGATGCCTTGAATG CGATGGAACTTGCATTATCACTCGAGAAGTTAACCAATGAGAAGCTTCTTAATTTACATGAT ATAGCTGTAAAGTGCAACGACGTTCACATGAAGAATTATATTGAGAATGAATTTTTAGGAGAACAG GTCGAGGCGATAAAGAAGATATCTGAGTACATTGCACAACTAAGACTGGTGGGGAATGGGCATG GAGTTTGGCACTTTGATCAGATGCTTCTCAATGGATGA
- the LOC120265574 gene encoding LOW QUALITY PROTEIN: multiple inositol polyphosphate phosphatase 1 (The sequence of the model RefSeq protein was modified relative to this genomic sequence to represent the inferred CDS: deleted 1 base in 1 codon), producing MAIWYPNGLLLTILVSFLLRVASNDEGFDVRQHLSTATSYGAAKSVNLGVHGSAGIPNGCSAIHLNLVARHGTRSPTKKRIKELDQLAVRLDDLLREAKLEADKGKLSLQKIPAWLSGWQSPWKGRKKGGELVIKGEEELHDIGIRTREMFPELFSDEYHPDIYPIRATQVPRASASAVAFGIALFSGKGSLGPGMHRAFSVISESRASDIWLRFHDTCETYKEFRKSQEPAVEKLKEPILDEIAVALVKRFQLNFTRQDIATLWFLCKQEASLLDIIDQACGLFTASEVSLLEWTDDLEVFLLKGYGKSINYHMGVPLLDDVTQSMEQAILAKEEKHKPGTYEKARLRFAHAETVIPFTCLLGLFLEGSEFEKMQRDEPLPLPPKPPQDRNWKGSIIAPFSGNNMLVLYHCPSNDSSVTVSSGGYKSKYFVRVLHNESPVTMSGCGNTDFCPFELFKEKIVNPHLKHDFSSICSAKLESPKPQSFVRKLLNFFGNPFSLQSESNPSTLTDK from the exons atggcGATCTGGTACCCTAACGGGCTTCTACTCACCATCCTCGTGTCTTTCCTCCTCCGTGTGGCCTCTAACGATGAAGGCTTCGACGTTCGTCAGCACCTATCCACCGCCACAAg CTATGGTGCGGCAAAGAGTGTGAATTTGGGTGTTCATGGATCAGCTGGGATC CCTAATGGATGCAGTGCTATCCATTTAAATCTCGTG GCAAGGCATGGAACACGCTCTCCCACCAAAAAGCGCATCAAAGAATTGGATCAGCTGGCTGTTCGTTTGGATGATCTTCTGAGAGAAGCAAAACTGGAAGCAGACAAGGGAAAGTTATCATTGCAGAAAATTCCTGCCTGGTTATCAGGATGGCAATCCCCATGGAAGGGAAGGAAGAAAGGTGGGGAACTTGTAATTAAAGGCGAGGAGGAATTGCATGACATCGGAATAAGAACAAGGGAAATGTTTCCAGAATTGTTTTCTGATGAATATCACCCTGACATATACCCAATAAGGGCAACCCAG GTTCCTCGGGCATCTGCCAGTGCTGTTGCCTTTGGCATCGCTCTATTTTCTGGGAAAGGGAGCCTTGGACCTGGGATGCATCGTGCTTTTTCTGTGATTAGTGAAAGCCGTGCAAGTGATATTTGGCTCCGATTCCATGATACTTGTGAAACGTACAAG GAGTTCAGAAAAAGTCAGGAGCCTGCTGTTGAGAAGCTTAAGGAACCAATTTTAGATGAAATTGCTGTTGCATTGGTCAAACGGTTTCAGTTGAACTTTACAAGGCAGGATATTGCTACACTCTGGTTCCTCTGCAAACAG GAAGCATCTCTGTTGGACATTATTGATCAAGCTTGTGGCCTCTTCACCGCCTCGGAG GTTTCTTTACTTGAGTGGACTGATGACTTGGAAGTATTTCTATTGAAAGGGTATggtaaatcaataaattatcacATGGGAGTACCATTACTCGATGATGTTACTCAGTCAATGGAACAGGCAATTTTGGCCAAGGAAG AAAAGCATAAGCCTGGAACATATGAGAAGGCAAGGCTCCGCTTTGCTCATGCTGAGACAGTTATACCATTTACGTGTCTTCTTGGCCTTTTCCTTGAAGGATCTG AGTTTGAGAAAATGCAAAGGGATGAACCACTTCCACTTCCTCCAAAACCTCCTCAGGATAGAAATTGGAAAGGAAGCATCATAGCACCTTTTTCTGGAAATAATATGTTGGTTCTCTACCATTGTCCCAGCAATGATTCTTCAGTAACTGTTTCATCTGGAGGTTACAAAAGCAAGTACTTTGTCCGAGTTCTGCACAATGAAAGTCCTGTTACTATGTCG GGCTGCGGCAACACTGATTTCTGCCCGTTCGAGTTGTTCAAG GAAAAAATTGTGAATCCTCATCTGAAGCATGACTTCAGCTCAATCTGCAGCGCGAAGTTGGAATCACCAAAGCCTCAATCCTTCGTACGCAAGTTATTGAATTTCTTCGGCAATCCATTCTCCTTACAATCAGAATCTAATCCATCAACATTAACAGACAAG TGA